The window CCGATTTCCTGCTGTATAGTACGGACAGGTAAGCAAACAGGATGGTCCCCTGCCTTGCAGGTGATGATCGATGTGTTTTGAGCCAACACATATTTGAATGGGATCTATGTTCGAAAGATGGTGTGCACGCCCTGGCGACAGGGAAGCCTGAAATCTTTGACGGGATACCCACCTGATTTTCAGGTTCAAATAATTTCGGTCACACGGCAAGGCGGGGTCCTCTTTTATTATAGATGCAGTGAAGAGGTCATACAATCTACCGGAAAGGGAACTATACGAACCATTCAACCATCAAAACCGGTCATAACCCTGATCCGGGCGGAGATGGTCACTCAAACGCAGACGTTGGATAGGATGATTGAAGGAGTTCATGGCCGGCGAATAAAGAAGGTTTTCCTCTCTTATGAAAAAATGGTTTGACCGTTGTAAAGGTTCTGTATTCATGTTGTATGAGGTGACCCTTGGATTCGGCGGGAAAGGCCGGTCCGGTATTTTACAGTACAGGACTGCTGAAAACTGAGGGCTTTCCCGTTTCCTTCAATCGTTCCTGATTTCCTATCCCTTCCTGCGTGCCGGGTCTTCCGGGGGGGTGTTTGCCGACCGGAAGTTCCCCGCACTCCGAGTTATTTCCTTTTCCTGTTTTGCCTGTAGATTGATCCCCGGTACCTCCTGATTGTTTTAGTATCGTTCCAATGCCTGGATCGATGGGAGTTAGAACGGATGGATCTTTTCCCGGATGAAGAACAGGAACCGAGTGTTCAGGACATACCGCTGGCCTGGCGGATGAGACCCCTTGGTTTTGAGGAGTTTGAAGGACAGTTGCACCTTGTGGGGGAGGGGAAACCTCTGCGGCAGGCGATTGAGGATGACCGGATTCGTTCCCTGATTCTTTATGGACCGCCCGGAACGGGGAAAACCGCCCTGGCCCATCTGATTGCCCGGCGGACGGGCAGAGACTTTTGCAGCCTGAATGCCGTGACGGCCGGTGTCAACGAGATTCGCAAGGTTGTCGCCCGGGCCGGGGAGAGACGCCGGGCCGGAAAAGGGGGAACCATCCTCTTTGTTGACGAGATCCATCGTTTTAATAAAGTGCAGCAGGACGCCCTCCTCCCCGATGTGGAAAGCGGGCGGATTACCCTGATCGGGGCCTCAACGGAAAACCCCTGTTTTGCACTCATTCCGGCCCTCCGGTCCCGGTCACAGATTCTGGAGTTCAAATCCCTTGATCGCGAGGTCCTTGAACGAATCATCCGTCGCGCCCTGAATGATTGCAAGCGGGGTCTGGGGAAGGTTCCCGTGGATCTTTCCGGAGAGGCACTGGCCTACCTGGTGATGATGGCCAACGGTGATGCACGGAAGGCCCTGAATGTTCTGGAGGTCGCCGTGTCCGCGACGGCACCGGCGGCGGGGCGGGTGTCTTTGACACGAACGGTTTTAGAAGAGGTCATGCAGCACAAAGCCCTCGATTATGACCGTGACGGCGACGCTCATTATGATACCGCATCGGCCTTCATCAAGAGTATGCGGGGATCGGATCCCGATGCTGCGGTCTATTATCTGGCCCGGATGATCGAAGCCGGTGAGGATCCCCGGTTTATCGCCCGCCGTATCGTGATCTGTGCGGCGGAAGATGTCGGCAATGCCGATCCGAGGGCGCTCCTTGTTGCGGAAGCGGTCCTGCAAAGTGTGGAGAAGATCGGGATGCCGGAGGGGCGGATTCTGCTCGCTCAGGCCGTCACCTATGTGGCGACGGCTCCGAAGAGCAATGCCGCCTATCTCGCCGTGGATCAGGCTTTGGCGGATATCCGGTCGGGGAAGAGCTTGAGGATCCCCGCTTTCCTGCGGGACACTCACTATTCCGGGGCAAAGGATCTGGGACGGGGAGTCGGGTATCTCTATCCGCACGATTTCCCGGGACATTTTGTCCCCCAGTCCTATCTGGAGGAAAAACGGAGCTATTATCGTCCGTCGGATCAGGGATATGAGAAGAACATCCGGGAACGGATCCTCAACTGGGATCGTCTCCGGAAGCGAAAAGGTTCGGAACAGCAACAGGAGCGGTAATTTCGTGGATTTAATTGGGAGAAGTTTCACTATAGACGGCGGAGGGTTTTTGAAGCCGTTTCTCATCTTTATGCATTGAAGGGGGTGGCGACCATTAATTCAATCTCATGGATCGTCCTGGCCGGAGTGATCGGCGTTTCTGCAGGACTGATCATCAGCAAAATGTTTTATTCCCGAAAGGTAAAGGATGCCGACAAGGCCGCGGCGTCTCTCCTTGCTTCCGCCAAAAAACAGGCGGAACAGGCCATGAAAGAGGCACGCATTGAAGCCAAGGAGATGATCTATCAGGCCCGGAGCGATTTCGAAAAGGAAACAAGGGAAATTCGGAACGAGCTGCAGGCCCGGGAGAAACGTCTCGCCCAGAAGGAAGAAAACATCGAGAAGCGTTTTACCTTGGTGGAGAAGAAAGAACAGGATGTCAAAGGGCGGGAAAAGGGCCTGCAGAAGGTGGAAAAACGGGTGCTGGAAAAGGAAGCCAGGTACGATCAGGCCCTGAAGGAGCAGGTGCGGATGCTGGAGCGGGTCTCCGGGATGTCGGCCGTCGAAGCCAAGACAATGCTGATCAAGGAAATGGAAGATGAAGCCCGTTTCGAGTCCGCCAGGATGGTGAAGCGAATCCTCGATGACGCCCGGCTGAATGCGGAAAAGGAAGGGAAGAATATTATTGCCCTGGCGATTCAGCGTTGCGCCGGTGATTTTATTTCGGAGATGACCGTTTCCGTGGTGAACCTTCCCAACGACGAAATGAAGGGGCGGATCATCGGCCGTGAAGGACGTAACATCCGCTCCCTGGAGGCGGCTACCGGCATTGATCTGATCATTGATGATACACCGGAAGCGGTGATTCTTTCCGGGTATGATCCGATCCGCCGGGAGGTGGCGCGCCGCTCCCTGGAAATGCTGGTCAGTGACGGCAGGATTCATCCCGCCCGTATCGAGGAAGTAGTCAAGAAGTCTCAGGCGGAAGTGGATAAGTTGATCCAGGAAGAGGGAGAAGCGACGACCTTTGAAGTGGGCGTCAATAACGTCCATTCCGAAGTGGTCAAGCTCCTGGGACGTCTGAAATATCGGACCAGCTATGGACAGAATGTTCTGAATCATTCCAAGGAGGTGGCGTATCTCTGCGGGGTGATGGCCTCGGAACTGAACCTGAATGTAGCACTTGCGAAACGGGCCGGTCTGCTTCATGATATCGGTAAGGCCGTGGACCATGAGATGGAAGGAACCCATGCCGGGATCGGCGCCGACCTGGCAAAGAAATACGGCGAAGATGAAAAAGTGATCAATGCCATAGCCTCCCATCATGATGATGTCGAAGCGGTCTGTCCGGAATCGGTCCTCGTGGCGGCGGCCGATGCCCTCTCCGCCGCGCGGCCGGGCGCCCGGAAGGAGAGTCTGGATGCCTATATCAAACGACTGAATAAATTGGAGGAGATCGTCAACAAGTTTGACGGCGTGGAAAAGTCCTACGCCATACAGGCAGGCAGGGAGATCCGGGTCATTGTGGAGAATGAACAGGTCTCCGATGAAAGGGCCGCCGTGCTGGTGAAGGATATCAGCAAGAAGATCGAAGAAGAACTGGCGTATCCCGGCAAGATCAAGGTGACCGTGATCCGCGAGAGCCGTTTCGTGGAATATGCGAAATGAAAATACTTTTTATCGGAGATATCGTCGGGAAACCGGGCCGTCAGACCGTGGCACGGATGATCCCCCGTCTGGTGGCACGTTTGGGGGTTGATCTTTGTGTAGCCAATTGCGAAAACGCGGCCTCCGGATTTGGTTTGACGCCGAAGCTCCATCAGGAGTTGAAGGCGATGGAGATTAGCGTCCTGACGTCCGGTAATCATATCTGGAGCAAGAAGGAAATCTATCCACTCCTCGATTCGGAGGCGAGTCTCCTGCGTCCGGCGAACTACCCGGACGGGGTGCCGGGACACGGCAGTTGTATCGTTTCGACGGCCGGCGGTGAACAGGTTGCTTTTCTCAATCTCATGGGGCGGGTCTTTCTCTACGATCTTGAATGTCCCTTCCGTACGGCCGAAGCCGAAGTGGCGAAACTTCGGGAGGAGACACCGGCCATCGTGGTGGATTTCCATGCCGAAGCGACCTCCGAAAAGATCGCCATGGGATGGTTTCTCGACGGCAAGGTCAGCGCCGTGCTTGGAACGCATACCCATGTGCAGACGGCGGACGATACCATCCTGCCGGGGGGGACAGCCTACCTGACCGATGTCGGAATGACCGGACCGAGCAATTCCGTCATCGGCGTGAAGAAAGAGATCATCATCGACAAGTATCTCCATCAGATTCCGAGACGTTTTGATACGGCAAAGGGACCGTGCCGCCTCAACGGCGTGTTGCTCGATATCGACGGGAAAACGGGGCGGGCCAATGAGATCCGAAGATTACAGTTGGAGGAGGAGCCGTAGCCCCCGTGGAAAGACTTCCCCTGCCGGAAGGCGTACTCACCGTACACGAACTCATCTCCCGTATTCGAACCTCGCTGGAGCAAACCTTCTCCGCCCAGTGGGTTACCGGGGAGGTTTCCAATCTCCGGACGCCTCGGTCCGGTCATACCTATTTTTCCCTCAAAGACGCCGATGCCCGGATCCAGGCCGTCTTCTTCCGTCACAAAAAACGGTATATCCGCTTTGAACCGGAAGACGGCATGGAGGTTCTCTGCAAAGGGAACGTCACCCTTTACGAGATTCGGGGTGATCTGCAGATCAACGTCGATTACATGGAACCGCTCGGTGTCGGCGCCCTCCATATTGCTTTTGAACAGATCAAAAAACGGCTGGAACAGGAAGGGCTCTTCGATCCGGCACGGAAGAAGGTGCTCCCCCTCCTGCCCCGCAAGGTCGGCATCATCACCTCGCCCACGGGGGCTGCCATCCGGGATATTCTCCAGGTCATGGGCCGTCGATTTGCGAATATGGAGCTTCTGATCTCGCCCGTGCGGGTCCAGGGGGAGCAGGCCGCGGCTGAAATCGCCTCCGCCATCGAGTCCCTGAACCGCCGGGGGGATCCGGAAGTCCTGATCCTGGCCCGGGGAGGCGGGTCGATCGAGGACCTGTGGCCCTTTAACGAAGAGATCGTCGCCCGGGCGATTGCGGCCTCCTCGATTCCCGTGGTCTCCGCCGTGGGACACGAAACCGATTTTACCATTGCGGATTTTACGGCGGACCTTCGGGCCCCGACCCCTTCGGCGGCGGCGGAGATCGTGGTCCGGAACAAGCTGGATTTGGAAGAGAAAATATCAGGGATCGGTCAGCGACTTCATCTTGCGATTCGAAGGTCCCTGGAACAACTCCGACGAAGAGTGGAACTTTCGGCGCAAAAGTGTGCGGCGCCGGTACGGACCGTCGGGATGTACCAGCAACGGGTGGATGAGCTCAGTGAAGTTCTCTTCCGGCGGCTTGCGGGGCGGACGGCCCTGTTACGGGAACGGGTGAAGGGTGTGGAAAGCTCCCTGCGGCTGCTCAACCCGCGGCAGCGGGCACAGGTCCTGCGGGAACATCTTCAGGGGATTGTTCTGCAACTGCGCCGGGAAGCGCCGAGGTTGATCCGGCCCCGCCGGGATCATGTCGATGCCCTGACTTCCCGGTTGGAGGCGCTGAGTCCTCTGAAGGTCCTCTCCCGCGGGTATGCCGTCGTGACCCATCCCCCTCAGGTTGCGATCGTTCGGGATGTTGCGAAACTTTCCCGCAGTGACCGGATCGGGATTCGTCTCCACCGCGGGGAGGTGGAGTGTATCGTGGACCGGATCATTAAGGAATAAGCCCGTCCTTTCCATTCTAAAGAAGTTCCAACCTGCCTGAAATATTTGATGGTGTCGTAAAAAGTCACGAAGCCCTTCGACCCTTCGATCGGCTTCCTTCGACAAGCTCAGGACAGGCGTGCTCAGGGCGAACGGTGTAAGTGATTGATATTCCGTTCGTGTGGTTCGGCAAGCTCACCATGCTCGGAAGCTTGTCGAACCATGAACGGAATACGACTTTTTACGAGAGCATCAATATTTGATGGATGACTTTACCCCACTTTGTGAAAGGGGGGCAAGGGGGGATTTGATGTCGAATAAATCCAACAGATAGGACAGGAGCTTCCATGCCTTTCCGGAAATCGTATTCCAAAAGGGACGATCGATCTTCATCGTGGTCCGCCCTGTGGTGGTCTGCCATGATTCTCTTTCTCTTCTCGGTTGTCCGGGTTCTTTCCACCCGGCCCGATAGCGGGCAACTGTCTCTTCCTTCCGCGAAAACGGCTATCCGCCGGGTTGAAATCATCGGTGAGGTGAACCGGCCGGGTGAATATTTCTTTCCGTCGGACGCGACTGTCGCCAATGCGATCTCTGCTGCCGGGGGTGCGACCGAATTCGCGGATCCCGGAAGACTGAACCTGGATGCCCGGCTTCTTTCCGGGAGTGTCCTGCGGGTCCCGAATCGTCAGACCGGCTTTGTTACATCCGTCTCGTTGAATCGTTCCCCCCTGCGGGAACTTTGCACCCTGCCGGGGATCGGTCCGAAACTGGCGCAGCGGATCATTGATGTGCGGAAAGAAAGAGGGGCTTTCCGGTCGATGGAGGATCTCATGGCCGTTCCGGGGATCGGGCAAAAGAAGGCACGGTTGATCTTCCGGCGGGGGATCCTTCGATGAGGCGGTTGCACGGTGAACCGGTCGCATGGGTCTTCGCTTTCTATCTTGCCGGAATCCTTCTTGCGGCTGTTGTCCATCCCGGTGCCCGGACGCTCCTGTTGTTGATCACGGGAATCTTCCTGATCGCTTTTCTTCCTCCCTGCCGTTCCTTGATCCCGCTGTTCGTTGGGGTCATTTTTTTTCTTCTGGGAGGACTTGGTTACACGCTCTCCCTTCATCGACTGCCGCCCGATGCCTTGGTATTCGGGATTTCTCCGGAGAAAACCGTAACCGTGACCGGGGTGATCCGTTCGTTCCCCGAGATTTCCGCGAAGCGGACCCGTTTTCTCCTTGAGGCCGAGCGGTGTGCCGGACGGGAAGCGGCGGGGCGGATTCAGGTCACTCTCGTCGATGCTCACAAGGGACATTCAGGAAGCAGTCTGCGCCTGCGCCTTCGTTACGGTGACCGGATTTGTCTTCGAGGGCGTTTTCTTCCCCCCCGAAATTACGGGAACCCCGGCGCCTTCGATTATGCCGGATACCTCGCCCGGAAAGGGGTTCGGCTGACGGCGGCAACGACCGCAAATCATGTCGGAATTCTAAAAAGAAACCGTGGGAACCCTTTGGTCGCCGGCGTTCTCGCACAGAAGAGGGCCTTTCATGATTTCATCGGGAAGATCCTGAATGGGGAGGTCGGGTCTCTTCTTCCGGCATTGATCGTGGGGGACCGAAGCGGCCTGGGGGAGAACCTGCGTCGAAGGTTTGCCGATGCCGGCGCCGCCCATCTGCTGGCCATCTCCGGGCTCCATGTCGGGTTTGCCGTCCTCTTTTTCTATACATTACTCCTGCTTTTTTTCCGCTTGCTCCTCCCCTTGCGTCTCCTCCGGCAATCCCGTTTCTGGTGCATCCCCTCCCGTCTTGCGTCCATCGGGTCACTGATCTTCCTCGTCTATTATGTGATCCTCTCGGGAGGAAGGACGGCGACGATCCGGGCGGCGATCATGATCGGGGTCTTCCTCCTCTCCCGGATTCTGGAACGGAGCAGGGACCTTCTTCACACGCTTCTGATCGCGGCCTTTGTCATTCTTCTCTGGTCTCCCGCCTCCTGTTTCGCCGTCGACTTTCAGCTCTCCTTTGCCGCCGTGACCGCCATGGTTCTCTATGACCGAAGTCGCAAAGAGAGGGCGGTTCCTGCAACAAAGGACGAGGGGATTCCGGATGACCGGCTTGCCCTCAAACCGGCCCCGGAAGGTCGTAGAGCATGGAAATGGATCGCCAAAGGGGGAGCGGTTTTTGCAGTCACCCTTCTGGCCTTTACCGCCACCCTGCCGATTACGGCGGCGGTCTTTCACCGGGTCTCCCCGGCCGGACTTGTTTCGAATCTTCTCCTCGTCCCGCTGACCGGGCTTGTCATCGTCCCCTGCGGGATGGCGACCTTCTTTGTTTTTATCTTGTCGCCGTCCCTGGCGGTCTATCCGGCAAAGATCACCGCTTTCGGAATTTCAGGTCTCTTTGCCGGGGTCGATTTTTTCGGGAGAGGCCCGCTTCGGCCGGTCTGGGTCGTTCCGCCCCCTGCATTGTGGATCGTTCTTTTTTATCTGATTCTTCTTGTCTTGCTGGTCCTTCCCCGGATCAGCCAAGGCTGCCGACTGGCCTCCGTTTTTCTTCTTTCCGCTCTTTTTGCAGGCGCCGTTCTGGGATCGGGGACGGACAAGGGGGACGGAAGGCTGCATATCGATATTCTCGATGTCGGCAATGCCGCTTCGACTCTTGCCATCCTTCCGGACGGGAAGACCCTGCTGATCGACGGTGGAGGTTCCTACACCTCTTCCTGGGATGTGGGCCGGAGGCTGATCCTTCCGGCCCTCCTGACCCTGGGGGTCCGGAAAATCGACCTGATGATCCTCACGCATCCCCATCCCGATCATTTAAACGGTCTTGTGGGGATTCTGGAGGAACTTCCGGTCGGAGCAGTCTGGGAAGGATGGCGGACCTTCCCTTCTGAGATGTATCGTCGTTTCCGGAAGGACATTGACGAACGGGGGATTTCCCGGCGGTATGTCGGCGCCGGGGAGATGACCTGTTCCCTGGGAAACACGATTCTGAAAATCTTTCGTGCGAAAGGACCTTCCGGGAAGAACGATCATGGAGCGGTGAATAACGGATCCCTGATCGTGAAAATCCGGCTGGGCCGGTTCTCATTCTTGGACATGGCGGATCTTGAAGCGAAAGGGGAAAAGATACTGATTCGGCGATACCGTTCCGAATTGAAGGCGACGGTCCTTGAAGTCGGCCATCACGGCAGCCGGACATCGAGCAGGACGAACTTTCTGGATGCCGTCCGGCCGGAAGCGGCCGTCATCTCCGTGGGGGCGTACAATCGTTTCGGGCATCCTGCCGCCGAGGTCCTGGGCCGTCTTTGTTATATGACCCCGAAAAAGACGATTTATCGAACCGACCGGGAAGGGATGATCCGGATCACAACGGACGGAGAACGCTTTGCTGTGGCTTCCTTCCGGCAGGGATTTACACTTGACTCTCAGTATGGGTCTGTAAGATAATCTCCACATGAAAAAACAGGAGTTTGAAGATGCCCTCAAGCAGTTGGAGGGGATCGTAGAAAAGTTGGAGGGGCAGGATCTCTCTCTGGAAGATTCTTTGAAGGCCTTCGAGGAGGGAGTGCGGCTGACCCGTTTTTGCCACCATAAATTGAATGAAGCCGAGAAGAAGATAGAAATCCTGACGAAGGATGACGATGGGGGCGAGAAAATCGAGCCCTTTGATCTTGAATCGACGGCGGAATGAATGTGTCCCTGGATCTTACAGCCTACCTGAAGCGGAACCGGGAAGAGGTGGATCAGGCGCTGGATCAATGGCTGCCCTCGGAAAAGCATTTTCCCGGCACGCTCTATCGTGCGATGCGGTACAGTCTCTTTGCCGGGGGCAAACGGGTCCGGCCGATCCTGGCGCTGGCGGCCTGTGATACACTCGACGGTGACCGGGGGGATGTCCTCCCCGCGGCCTGCGCCCTGGAATTGATTCACACCTATTCCCTGATTCATGATGATCTGCCCGCGATGGACAATGACGACCTGCGGCGGGGCAAAGCGACGAATCATAAAGTCTTCGGAGAGGCGATGGCCATTCTGGCCGGGGATGCCCTTCTGACCCATGCCTTTCAACTCCTGACGGAAATTGAGGTGCCCTCCCTGCCGGAGCGGGATCGTCTTCGCATCGTGGGAGAGATTGCATCGGCGGCGGGGGCCGCGGGCATGATCGGCGGACAGGTGGTCGATCTTCTCTGTGCCGGGGACGGGGAGGTGGATCAGCCGACATTGGAATTTATGCATACCCATAAGACCGGTGCGATGATCCGGGCCTCGTTGCGGGTCGGCGCCATTGCCGGGGGTGCCGATGACCGGTTCCTGCGGTTTCTGACCCGTTACGGTGAGCGGGTCGGACTTGCCTTTCAGATCATCGATGATATCCTGGATCTTGAAGGCGAGGAAGCGGTGATCGGAAAACAGGTCGGAAGCGACCTGAAGAATGGAAAGGCAACCTATCCCGCCCTCTACGGAGTTGCCGAATCCCGGCGCCGGGCCGACGAACTGATCGACGCCGCCGTGGCGGATCTCGCGGAATTTAATGGCCGGGCCGAACCATTGCGGGCGATTGCCGGCTACATCGTGGAAAGGATTCATTAATGGTCTCTCCCTACCTGGACCGGATTGACAGTCCCGAGGATCTGAAAGGGCTGACCCTGGAGGAACTGACCTCCCTGGCGGCG of the Deltaproteobacteria bacterium genome contains:
- a CDS encoding replication-associated recombination protein A, which codes for MDLFPDEEQEPSVQDIPLAWRMRPLGFEEFEGQLHLVGEGKPLRQAIEDDRIRSLILYGPPGTGKTALAHLIARRTGRDFCSLNAVTAGVNEIRKVVARAGERRRAGKGGTILFVDEIHRFNKVQQDALLPDVESGRITLIGASTENPCFALIPALRSRSQILEFKSLDREVLERIIRRALNDCKRGLGKVPVDLSGEALAYLVMMANGDARKALNVLEVAVSATAPAAGRVSLTRTVLEEVMQHKALDYDRDGDAHYDTASAFIKSMRGSDPDAAVYYLARMIEAGEDPRFIARRIVICAAEDVGNADPRALLVAEAVLQSVEKIGMPEGRILLAQAVTYVATAPKSNAAYLAVDQALADIRSGKSLRIPAFLRDTHYSGAKDLGRGVGYLYPHDFPGHFVPQSYLEEKRSYYRPSDQGYEKNIRERILNWDRLRKRKGSEQQQER
- the rny gene encoding ribonuclease Y; translated protein: MATINSISWIVLAGVIGVSAGLIISKMFYSRKVKDADKAAASLLASAKKQAEQAMKEARIEAKEMIYQARSDFEKETREIRNELQAREKRLAQKEENIEKRFTLVEKKEQDVKGREKGLQKVEKRVLEKEARYDQALKEQVRMLERVSGMSAVEAKTMLIKEMEDEARFESARMVKRILDDARLNAEKEGKNIIALAIQRCAGDFISEMTVSVVNLPNDEMKGRIIGREGRNIRSLEAATGIDLIIDDTPEAVILSGYDPIRREVARRSLEMLVSDGRIHPARIEEVVKKSQAEVDKLIQEEGEATTFEVGVNNVHSEVVKLLGRLKYRTSYGQNVLNHSKEVAYLCGVMASELNLNVALAKRAGLLHDIGKAVDHEMEGTHAGIGADLAKKYGEDEKVINAIASHHDDVEAVCPESVLVAAADALSAARPGARKESLDAYIKRLNKLEEIVNKFDGVEKSYAIQAGREIRVIVENEQVSDERAAVLVKDISKKIEEELAYPGKIKVTVIRESRFVEYAK
- a CDS encoding TIGR00282 family metallophosphoesterase, translated to MKILFIGDIVGKPGRQTVARMIPRLVARLGVDLCVANCENAASGFGLTPKLHQELKAMEISVLTSGNHIWSKKEIYPLLDSEASLLRPANYPDGVPGHGSCIVSTAGGEQVAFLNLMGRVFLYDLECPFRTAEAEVAKLREETPAIVVDFHAEATSEKIAMGWFLDGKVSAVLGTHTHVQTADDTILPGGTAYLTDVGMTGPSNSVIGVKKEIIIDKYLHQIPRRFDTAKGPCRLNGVLLDIDGKTGRANEIRRLQLEEEP
- a CDS encoding exodeoxyribonuclease VII large subunit, with amino-acid sequence MPEGVLTVHELISRIRTSLEQTFSAQWVTGEVSNLRTPRSGHTYFSLKDADARIQAVFFRHKKRYIRFEPEDGMEVLCKGNVTLYEIRGDLQINVDYMEPLGVGALHIAFEQIKKRLEQEGLFDPARKKVLPLLPRKVGIITSPTGAAIRDILQVMGRRFANMELLISPVRVQGEQAAAEIASAIESLNRRGDPEVLILARGGGSIEDLWPFNEEIVARAIAASSIPVVSAVGHETDFTIADFTADLRAPTPSAAAEIVVRNKLDLEEKISGIGQRLHLAIRRSLEQLRRRVELSAQKCAAPVRTVGMYQQRVDELSEVLFRRLAGRTALLRERVKGVESSLRLLNPRQRAQVLREHLQGIVLQLRREAPRLIRPRRDHVDALTSRLEALSPLKVLSRGYAVVTHPPQVAIVRDVAKLSRSDRIGIRLHRGEVECIVDRIIKE
- a CDS encoding ComEA family DNA-binding protein, whose translation is MILFLFSVVRVLSTRPDSGQLSLPSAKTAIRRVEIIGEVNRPGEYFFPSDATVANAISAAGGATEFADPGRLNLDARLLSGSVLRVPNRQTGFVTSVSLNRSPLRELCTLPGIGPKLAQRIIDVRKERGAFRSMEDLMAVPGIGQKKARLIFRRGILR
- a CDS encoding DNA internalization-related competence protein ComEC/Rec2, which gives rise to MRRLHGEPVAWVFAFYLAGILLAAVVHPGARTLLLLITGIFLIAFLPPCRSLIPLFVGVIFFLLGGLGYTLSLHRLPPDALVFGISPEKTVTVTGVIRSFPEISAKRTRFLLEAERCAGREAAGRIQVTLVDAHKGHSGSSLRLRLRYGDRICLRGRFLPPRNYGNPGAFDYAGYLARKGVRLTAATTANHVGILKRNRGNPLVAGVLAQKRAFHDFIGKILNGEVGSLLPALIVGDRSGLGENLRRRFADAGAAHLLAISGLHVGFAVLFFYTLLLLFFRLLLPLRLLRQSRFWCIPSRLASIGSLIFLVYYVILSGGRTATIRAAIMIGVFLLSRILERSRDLLHTLLIAAFVILLWSPASCFAVDFQLSFAAVTAMVLYDRSRKERAVPATKDEGIPDDRLALKPAPEGRRAWKWIAKGGAVFAVTLLAFTATLPITAAVFHRVSPAGLVSNLLLVPLTGLVIVPCGMATFFVFILSPSLAVYPAKITAFGISGLFAGVDFFGRGPLRPVWVVPPPALWIVLFYLILLVLLVLPRISQGCRLASVFLLSALFAGAVLGSGTDKGDGRLHIDILDVGNAASTLAILPDGKTLLIDGGGSYTSSWDVGRRLILPALLTLGVRKIDLMILTHPHPDHLNGLVGILEELPVGAVWEGWRTFPSEMYRRFRKDIDERGISRRYVGAGEMTCSLGNTILKIFRAKGPSGKNDHGAVNNGSLIVKIRLGRFSFLDMADLEAKGEKILIRRYRSELKATVLEVGHHGSRTSSRTNFLDAVRPEAAVISVGAYNRFGHPAAEVLGRLCYMTPKKTIYRTDREGMIRITTDGERFAVASFRQGFTLDSQYGSVR
- a CDS encoding exodeoxyribonuclease VII small subunit; the encoded protein is MKKQEFEDALKQLEGIVEKLEGQDLSLEDSLKAFEEGVRLTRFCHHKLNEAEKKIEILTKDDDGGEKIEPFDLESTAE
- a CDS encoding polyprenyl synthetase family protein yields the protein MNVSLDLTAYLKRNREEVDQALDQWLPSEKHFPGTLYRAMRYSLFAGGKRVRPILALAACDTLDGDRGDVLPAACALELIHTYSLIHDDLPAMDNDDLRRGKATNHKVFGEAMAILAGDALLTHAFQLLTEIEVPSLPERDRLRIVGEIASAAGAAGMIGGQVVDLLCAGDGEVDQPTLEFMHTHKTGAMIRASLRVGAIAGGADDRFLRFLTRYGERVGLAFQIIDDILDLEGEEAVIGKQVGSDLKNGKATYPALYGVAESRRRADELIDAAVADLAEFNGRAEPLRAIAGYIVERIH